In Methanothermobacter sp. K4, one genomic interval encodes:
- a CDS encoding carboxypeptidase regulatory-like domain-containing protein gives MGLLVLITSMIIFALNGISYADEISDPTIPPPDTDPSGTVRSWTGTPIENATVKALQGGVEVAENTTNALGAYNLILPPGEYELMASASGHTQSSVTVDVTEPIQVDFELAELNSFYGIITDPRGVPLEGVIVEVRESNGITVADGYTGPDGRYLVNYGRYFLDHPGATSAQLTLMAFRGDLFTGQETRIVVPGESHRVDLELEHLTSIAGTVRGAGTSPGSVPVTLILDGGALNGYTDAYGNFHFELAGDDALLVRGIRVEAYGYEPYIQDLSVGVGDSIILNIILTERSSLTVNVTNSSGYPVEHALVSVPGRIGYTGEDGLVKFAVEDGEITVTVSHPLYAPESRTIQVDEGENTLSIELVRMGLPVEVWGRVLDAATLEPLEGVEVVVSGPSVYLNTYTDVDGNYLFTASSPGLISGIQVKLTARRWMYRLHQETLRIPESGFERLIHLEHETVLSGTVRNPDGGVVYAAVNLSYPHNGEIIQLTSHVDEDGYYLFYGVESSDTGNYDLHAEHPLYRPYHALITLNSSEENTHDIVMGYYDGSVTFTVLNWTGDPVQGVGVQLRGPGYLYGLSGSDGTVPFTHLPDGQWVYSIDHYGYVPVTGNITLSGGSQESVTVRLIRKGLPVTLQGHVYDTGGHPLRGVRLVFWPDPNPGYTSISGTTDSSGFYTFSTQSYPQLVSGLAGTLETYLSHYRDAVIPMLIGEGTITLDIYLERWQSNITVNVTDIYGNPVSGAYLYLWGPDRYNGVTGPDGLAVFESSPPSEEWDIAVYHDNYYAWDGYWYTLEENQNLTVNAILVPRTIPCRIGGTVVDDVGVPIYNVNVDLYYINALKPERWGNTPNTKTDARGRFSCSLYDTTANIMRLVFSKDGYRNLTVDIMPWELPVNRTFTLQLDVVETGRVQGYVRNFMGGPLSGVTVTASRVGYPSISNITDSSGFYSFDLPAGNYLFTASSPSHITVSKATTVAPNLIIPVDFELHLRNSVYGRVLHENFNSAPSPVDGALVELVRDGASVASTLTDSEGRYEIAAPISGSYNLTVALHPYESISETVNLQETSALLREIVLRPGPYSGFHGTVTDAVTGLPLGGVTVTLRRYIGEFVDLEIEVITGSDGSYSFQSLYPWRDYTLDFEKPGYVPVRDLWFFPDTGEDVEHNQPLQPLISTLVEGQILCWAGPLQGEVVLDGAISMITGPDGRFEFTDLIPGYHVLTAYVGGWAESVYFLLGNGEHLHQDVVFRTFVIDRYPSPGEVLRELQSVGVRLFGGREGAVATLNLYPGTAATGTPLPGVLSWTGDWLIFTPSSMPPRGPCTARVEVPGEVTATWTFQYLPPTSNPPVITSFSPQDGSFLRKPSTVPVTVAVRNDPGNGLSLADSGILLDNVPVEAQITGDNLTGIWTMSATLSGLSAGWHTLTAIAIDPQGLGASLNWRIFVSHSSGPIISNLRVTPAFSPGRGSMHITADLSEPVRSVSLLFEIPSNSVELGGFEDRIDGYWSGWLRDWQRSFIPPDGEIHFTIMAVGMDGAFSNTLGGSTIIDTTGPEIILTDPDVLKSRNTTINGLLNDLTGIFSFNATSKTCTVTPGFTATTFKVEISAPSDGYHEIVMNATDILGNFRRVVYRVLIDTSNPLVQFTAPGENSTVRPGTLLSFRVSDGPSGLWRGYLMYSSTRRPDPVPQDIRVLLDGNDITGRLEYGRRTYSDPVSSSTYGYCYTASLESIEVTYNPRLYGFLNDGQHTLQVTVKDRAGNEETSELHFSSFTGNPEIIEKSIDMISEENETLILIFDVQENSDGGFDKFMLNVDGSTVAAQPLITPGLLPYMCNVRYEVTGNFAEGPHTVSLTVTDGRGFSGTLDTGFYHLERTPVSLQNFNARYMYIPDISVYSGNHTHDLKTNSSYYFKHGSSALHGYCSMDGPSRDLLRRYSERSSNMILPMGGQLAFTIAETPYMNAADAEFLSLWMTDIEVINNVYWGWGGGILVYFDDGRGYNLLVNNTTGIPGFDLLSTLNPPAILYVRHEAPWVNWAGVVDNSVASRRGADGRIWKNYILKIPEGLNTANLRLIFVWETVNWFQDRVGMTVSVSSKIDHVEFVKSIVDRVYPDFGEEDVKLKPTIWAQFKVPLDTARFSSEVFHLRNSAGGIINGTASYDQTLQRAYFTPFSELGGLKTFTGYVSQDIRTIYGVVLPKIGPYTWKFTTARGHPSLWQTIMYNGEEYCIYLVWGPDYAGGKPGYLYSGNELVSTYGTLLEIQVLKRVGSNYYEIGDMDLKRMIFQAAQRKAFYTTFNVTSPELISQSTRDWIEDRAGSWSAWALWGLAWLVSDPAPIPDDDEVIKDMIALILGDGSTPATLTGVEQALSWFSTGLTGASKINDAVEKLREMKAKKAGNKFEESVVGDVLEIAEFVKGELDFQRELWEYVFKCMWQLRVAENYRPQLTAILPYTSGGTQEAISEFLSASINTVKRDVAIKVAEHIGKTTVSLIKDAIIETVSKNPYGKIVVTTLKVFFKIASFTRWDDVHASSNVAVAYSDAEYSFHNAREALVSTFKLVSQDRITVNDVTYPPVAGRLWYGAGGYFYDTMLKIARIMRNWPTSDRSSWDAVIPVYERYASEYLKRSGSFIPEVLSSNTDIMSLLTLIKGGTQGKPSRIYLAAYSPVALLVTAPDGRRIGYDPTRPEGQRIVNDFGAGAFYNSPYSEPQVMVIPAGIGELRIQAFGVDTDSYRITVEVLDEDGNPISGSEWTGNITPGVYKFFSILIDQYGSTFKYDSRAPVIRVTGVSGGGRYTGTVKPLISVADDNLEGWFATLNGKLYSGGPVSSPGVYTLVVRATDGVNVVYSTVIFMIQGVSPVKPPGEGEQGGARETAAVTEAYTVSGAVSEVPSRAVVPPAEMVNVTPTGVMGGYDYTWLAVSLLVSVLIIGVYGALRRRNT, from the coding sequence ATGGGGCTTCTGGTTCTCATCACATCAATGATTATTTTTGCACTGAATGGTATCTCATATGCTGATGAAATCAGTGATCCAACCATACCACCCCCTGATACTGATCCCTCAGGGACCGTCAGGTCATGGACTGGCACACCGATTGAGAATGCAACTGTAAAAGCCCTTCAGGGGGGCGTGGAGGTCGCTGAGAATACCACCAACGCCCTGGGGGCTTACAATCTGATTCTACCCCCAGGGGAATATGAACTCATGGCATCGGCCAGTGGCCACACACAATCATCAGTCACCGTGGATGTAACCGAACCCATCCAGGTCGACTTTGAGCTTGCAGAGCTCAACTCATTCTATGGTATCATCACGGACCCTAGGGGGGTCCCACTTGAAGGTGTCATCGTTGAGGTCCGGGAATCCAATGGTATAACAGTGGCTGATGGGTACACCGGTCCCGATGGAAGGTACCTTGTAAATTATGGAAGGTACTTCCTTGACCATCCCGGCGCAACCAGCGCCCAGCTCACCCTCATGGCCTTCAGGGGTGATCTATTCACCGGTCAAGAAACCAGGATTGTGGTCCCGGGTGAATCCCACAGGGTGGACCTTGAACTTGAACACCTCACATCCATTGCAGGTACTGTAAGGGGAGCCGGAACATCCCCGGGCAGTGTGCCGGTCACCCTTATCCTTGATGGTGGTGCCCTGAACGGATACACCGATGCCTATGGAAACTTCCACTTTGAACTTGCAGGGGACGATGCCCTCCTTGTGAGGGGGATCCGGGTGGAAGCCTACGGGTATGAGCCCTACATTCAGGATCTGAGTGTTGGGGTTGGGGATTCCATTATACTCAACATCATACTCACTGAGAGGTCATCCCTTACGGTCAATGTTACTAACTCATCAGGATACCCTGTTGAGCACGCCCTCGTCTCAGTACCTGGAAGGATCGGTTATACCGGGGAGGACGGTCTGGTGAAATTCGCGGTTGAGGATGGTGAGATAACCGTAACTGTTTCACATCCCCTCTACGCCCCAGAAAGCAGAACAATTCAGGTTGATGAGGGTGAAAACACCCTCAGCATTGAACTTGTCAGAATGGGTCTACCTGTGGAGGTTTGGGGCAGAGTGCTTGATGCGGCTACACTGGAGCCACTTGAGGGGGTTGAGGTTGTGGTCAGCGGGCCTTCAGTGTACCTAAACACCTACACCGACGTTGATGGTAACTACCTCTTCACAGCCTCCAGCCCCGGGTTGATATCAGGGATCCAGGTGAAACTCACAGCACGAAGGTGGATGTACCGCCTCCACCAGGAAACCCTGAGGATTCCTGAATCAGGCTTTGAGAGGCTCATACACCTTGAACATGAAACCGTGCTATCAGGGACTGTGAGAAACCCTGATGGTGGAGTGGTTTATGCGGCTGTAAACCTCAGCTACCCACATAATGGTGAAATCATCCAGTTAACATCTCATGTTGATGAGGACGGATACTACCTCTTCTATGGTGTGGAGTCATCAGACACCGGTAACTATGACCTCCACGCCGAACACCCCCTCTACAGACCCTATCATGCGCTGATAACCCTTAACTCCTCTGAGGAGAATACCCATGATATCGTGATGGGGTACTATGATGGTTCAGTAACCTTCACGGTACTGAACTGGACAGGGGACCCAGTGCAGGGTGTGGGGGTTCAGCTCAGGGGGCCTGGTTATCTGTACGGGCTCAGCGGATCCGATGGTACTGTCCCCTTCACCCACCTCCCTGATGGCCAGTGGGTCTACAGCATTGACCATTATGGTTACGTCCCGGTCACCGGAAACATAACGTTGAGCGGCGGGAGCCAGGAATCTGTGACTGTGAGGCTCATAAGGAAGGGCCTTCCTGTGACACTCCAGGGGCATGTATATGACACCGGGGGACACCCCCTGCGGGGTGTGAGATTAGTATTCTGGCCCGACCCAAATCCTGGATACACATCAATCTCAGGGACCACGGATTCCAGTGGATTCTACACCTTCAGCACCCAGAGTTACCCCCAGCTTGTATCAGGTCTTGCAGGGACCCTTGAAACATACCTTTCACACTACAGGGATGCTGTAATCCCCATGCTGATAGGTGAGGGCACCATAACCCTGGACATATACCTTGAACGCTGGCAGTCAAATATAACCGTGAATGTCACCGACATATACGGCAACCCGGTATCCGGTGCTTACCTTTACCTCTGGGGTCCGGACCGGTACAATGGCGTCACAGGTCCTGATGGACTCGCTGTGTTTGAGAGCTCCCCGCCATCAGAGGAGTGGGATATTGCAGTTTATCATGATAATTATTATGCATGGGACGGGTACTGGTACACCCTTGAGGAAAACCAGAACCTCACAGTCAATGCAATACTTGTCCCAAGAACCATACCCTGCAGGATAGGTGGAACCGTCGTTGATGATGTGGGTGTTCCAATCTACAATGTTAACGTGGACCTCTACTACATAAATGCACTGAAACCTGAGAGGTGGGGTAATACACCAAACACTAAAACAGATGCACGGGGCAGATTCTCATGCTCGCTCTATGACACCACCGCCAACATCATGAGACTTGTGTTCTCGAAGGATGGTTACAGGAACCTCACTGTGGATATAATGCCCTGGGAACTCCCCGTGAACCGCACATTCACCCTCCAACTTGATGTGGTGGAAACAGGGAGGGTTCAGGGTTATGTGAGGAACTTCATGGGCGGGCCGCTTTCAGGAGTGACCGTCACGGCATCAAGGGTGGGTTACCCCAGCATCTCAAACATTACAGATTCCAGCGGCTTCTACAGCTTCGATCTTCCAGCCGGGAACTACCTCTTCACAGCCTCCAGCCCCAGCCATATAACTGTGAGTAAGGCCACAACGGTTGCGCCCAACCTTATAATCCCTGTGGATTTTGAATTGCACCTTAGAAACTCTGTTTATGGTCGGGTGCTGCATGAGAACTTTAACAGTGCCCCTTCACCTGTAGATGGGGCGCTGGTGGAACTTGTAAGGGATGGTGCATCAGTGGCATCCACCCTTACTGACTCTGAGGGGAGATATGAGATAGCCGCCCCCATATCAGGATCATATAACCTTACAGTCGCGCTACACCCATATGAGTCTATATCAGAAACAGTTAACCTCCAGGAAACATCTGCTCTCTTGAGGGAGATTGTACTGCGTCCTGGTCCGTACTCAGGCTTCCATGGTACGGTAACAGATGCTGTAACCGGCCTTCCCCTGGGGGGTGTCACCGTTACCCTCAGACGTTACATCGGTGAATTTGTTGACCTTGAAATTGAGGTGATCACAGGTTCGGATGGATCATACAGTTTCCAGTCACTGTACCCATGGAGAGACTACACCCTGGACTTTGAAAAGCCTGGATATGTCCCTGTGAGGGACCTCTGGTTCTTCCCGGATACTGGTGAGGATGTTGAACACAACCAGCCGCTTCAGCCTCTCATCTCAACGTTGGTTGAGGGCCAGATACTCTGCTGGGCCGGGCCACTTCAGGGTGAGGTGGTCCTTGATGGTGCCATCAGTATGATAACAGGCCCTGATGGCAGATTCGAGTTCACTGATCTCATACCCGGCTACCATGTACTTACAGCCTATGTAGGTGGCTGGGCAGAGTCCGTCTACTTCTTACTTGGAAATGGGGAGCACCTCCACCAGGATGTTGTCTTCAGGACCTTTGTGATTGACAGGTACCCCTCACCGGGGGAGGTCCTCAGGGAGCTTCAGAGTGTTGGTGTGAGGCTCTTTGGTGGAAGGGAGGGTGCTGTGGCCACATTGAACCTGTATCCTGGAACAGCCGCCACAGGGACACCGCTCCCAGGGGTGCTCTCATGGACTGGGGACTGGCTCATATTCACGCCCTCCTCAATGCCCCCCAGGGGTCCCTGCACAGCCCGGGTTGAGGTGCCGGGTGAGGTGACAGCTACCTGGACATTCCAGTACCTGCCACCAACGAGTAATCCGCCAGTTATCACATCTTTTAGCCCCCAGGATGGCTCATTCCTCAGGAAACCCTCAACAGTACCTGTTACAGTGGCTGTGAGAAACGACCCTGGAAATGGATTATCATTGGCTGACTCAGGGATCCTCCTGGATAACGTGCCGGTTGAAGCCCAGATAACAGGGGATAACCTCACAGGAATCTGGACAATGTCAGCGACGCTTTCAGGCCTCTCAGCCGGATGGCACACGCTAACCGCAATTGCAATTGATCCCCAGGGCCTCGGCGCATCACTGAACTGGAGGATATTTGTATCACATAGTTCAGGTCCCATCATAAGCAATCTGCGGGTCACCCCTGCATTTTCACCTGGAAGGGGAAGCATGCATATAACCGCAGATTTAAGCGAACCCGTAAGGTCAGTCTCTCTGCTCTTTGAGATACCCTCCAACAGTGTTGAACTTGGAGGATTTGAGGATAGAATAGATGGGTACTGGAGCGGATGGCTGAGGGACTGGCAGAGGTCATTCATCCCACCGGATGGGGAGATACACTTCACCATCATGGCCGTGGGAATGGACGGGGCATTCTCAAACACACTGGGTGGTTCAACAATCATCGATACAACAGGACCTGAAATTATATTAACAGATCCAGATGTGCTTAAATCAAGAAATACCACCATAAATGGTCTCCTGAATGACCTCACAGGGATCTTCAGTTTCAATGCAACATCAAAAACCTGCACCGTGACACCTGGCTTCACGGCAACCACATTCAAAGTGGAAATTTCAGCCCCCTCTGACGGCTACCATGAGATAGTGATGAACGCCACGGATATCCTTGGAAACTTCCGCAGAGTGGTCTACAGGGTCCTTATAGACACCTCAAATCCCCTTGTCCAGTTCACAGCTCCAGGAGAGAATAGCACCGTGAGACCAGGCACTCTACTGAGCTTCAGGGTATCAGATGGACCCTCAGGACTCTGGAGGGGCTACCTCATGTACTCCTCCACCAGGAGACCTGATCCTGTCCCGCAGGACATCAGGGTTCTCCTTGACGGCAATGACATAACAGGCAGGCTGGAGTACGGCAGGAGGACATATTCTGATCCTGTAAGTTCAAGCACCTATGGATACTGCTACACGGCATCCCTTGAATCCATTGAGGTAACATACAATCCCAGATTATATGGATTCCTCAACGATGGCCAGCACACACTCCAGGTCACGGTAAAGGACCGGGCGGGTAATGAGGAAACCTCTGAACTGCACTTCTCAAGCTTTACAGGAAACCCTGAAATCATAGAAAAGAGTATTGATATGATCTCAGAGGAGAATGAAACACTGATCCTCATATTTGATGTGCAGGAGAACTCAGATGGTGGATTCGATAAATTCATGCTTAATGTGGATGGCTCCACGGTAGCGGCACAGCCCCTCATAACCCCTGGCCTCCTTCCCTACATGTGTAATGTGAGATATGAGGTTACAGGAAACTTTGCAGAGGGCCCACATACAGTGAGCCTTACAGTTACCGATGGCAGGGGATTCTCAGGCACACTGGACACAGGATTCTATCACCTTGAAAGGACACCTGTAAGCCTGCAGAACTTCAATGCAAGATACATGTACATCCCTGACATCAGTGTATACTCAGGAAACCACACCCATGACCTTAAAACCAACAGTTCATACTACTTCAAACATGGCAGCAGCGCCCTTCACGGTTACTGTTCCATGGATGGGCCCAGCAGGGATCTCCTCAGGAGATACTCAGAAAGATCAAGCAACATGATCCTCCCGATGGGGGGGCAGCTGGCGTTCACCATAGCAGAGACCCCCTATATGAATGCAGCTGATGCAGAATTCCTCTCACTATGGATGACAGATATAGAGGTCATCAACAATGTGTACTGGGGATGGGGTGGAGGCATACTGGTCTACTTCGATGATGGACGCGGATACAACCTCCTGGTGAATAACACCACCGGTATCCCTGGTTTTGACCTCCTAAGCACACTGAACCCCCCTGCAATACTCTACGTCAGGCATGAAGCCCCATGGGTGAACTGGGCCGGTGTTGTGGATAACAGCGTCGCATCCAGAAGGGGGGCTGATGGAAGGATATGGAAGAACTACATCTTGAAGATACCTGAGGGCCTTAACACAGCCAACCTGAGGTTAATATTTGTATGGGAGACCGTAAACTGGTTCCAGGACAGGGTGGGCATGACCGTCTCTGTCTCATCAAAGATAGACCATGTTGAATTCGTTAAGTCCATAGTGGACCGCGTCTACCCTGACTTTGGTGAGGAGGACGTTAAACTCAAACCAACAATATGGGCCCAGTTCAAGGTTCCCCTTGATACTGCAAGGTTCAGTTCAGAGGTATTCCACCTCAGGAACTCTGCGGGTGGAATCATAAACGGAACAGCCAGCTACGATCAAACACTGCAGAGGGCCTACTTCACACCCTTCAGTGAACTTGGAGGCCTCAAAACCTTTACGGGATACGTTAGCCAGGATATAAGGACGATTTATGGTGTTGTACTCCCAAAGATCGGACCATACACATGGAAATTCACAACAGCCCGTGGACATCCATCTCTATGGCAGACTATCATGTATAATGGAGAGGAATACTGCATATACCTTGTTTGGGGACCAGACTACGCTGGAGGAAAACCAGGCTACCTTTACTCAGGAAATGAACTTGTATCAACCTATGGAACACTCCTTGAGATACAGGTTCTCAAAAGGGTTGGAAGCAACTACTATGAGATAGGGGACATGGACCTCAAACGCATGATATTCCAGGCAGCCCAGAGAAAGGCCTTCTACACTACCTTCAATGTCACATCCCCTGAACTCATATCCCAGTCAACCAGGGACTGGATTGAGGACCGTGCAGGAAGCTGGAGCGCCTGGGCACTCTGGGGACTCGCATGGCTGGTCTCAGACCCGGCCCCGATACCTGACGATGATGAGGTTATAAAGGACATGATAGCCCTCATACTGGGTGATGGCTCAACACCAGCCACACTTACAGGGGTTGAACAGGCACTATCCTGGTTCTCAACGGGACTCACAGGTGCAAGTAAAATAAACGATGCTGTGGAAAAACTGAGGGAGATGAAGGCCAAGAAGGCAGGTAACAAGTTTGAGGAGAGTGTCGTGGGTGATGTCCTTGAGATAGCAGAATTTGTTAAGGGAGAACTTGACTTCCAGCGGGAGCTCTGGGAGTACGTCTTCAAGTGCATGTGGCAGCTGAGGGTTGCAGAGAACTACCGGCCACAGTTAACAGCCATCCTCCCGTATACCTCTGGAGGTACACAGGAGGCCATCAGTGAATTCCTATCAGCAAGTATAAACACGGTGAAAAGGGATGTAGCCATAAAGGTGGCTGAGCACATCGGTAAAACCACTGTCAGCCTCATTAAAGACGCTATTATTGAGACCGTCAGCAAAAACCCCTACGGTAAGATTGTGGTGACGACACTGAAGGTCTTCTTCAAGATAGCAAGCTTCACAAGGTGGGATGATGTCCATGCATCATCAAATGTTGCAGTAGCATACTCCGACGCAGAGTACAGCTTCCACAATGCCCGGGAGGCACTGGTCAGTACCTTCAAGCTCGTATCACAGGACAGAATTACAGTTAATGACGTCACCTACCCACCGGTTGCTGGAAGGCTCTGGTACGGTGCAGGGGGATACTTCTATGATACCATGCTCAAGATAGCCAGGATCATGAGGAACTGGCCAACATCCGATAGGAGTTCATGGGACGCTGTAATACCTGTATATGAGAGATACGCCTCAGAGTACCTTAAAAGGAGTGGCAGCTTCATACCCGAGGTGCTATCATCAAACACCGATATAATGAGTCTCCTCACCCTCATAAAGGGGGGCACGCAGGGTAAACCCTCAAGGATATACCTGGCAGCCTATTCACCGGTGGCACTTCTTGTAACAGCGCCTGATGGTCGCAGGATAGGATATGATCCTACACGTCCTGAGGGTCAGAGGATAGTCAACGACTTCGGTGCCGGTGCATTCTACAACAGCCCGTACAGTGAACCGCAGGTTATGGTCATACCCGCGGGTATAGGGGAGCTCAGGATACAGGCCTTCGGGGTTGACACGGACAGTTACAGGATAACCGTTGAGGTCCTCGATGAGGATGGAAACCCCATTTCAGGTTCAGAGTGGACCGGTAACATCACCCCTGGTGTATATAAATTCTTCAGCATCCTCATAGACCAGTACGGTTCAACCTTTAAATATGATAGCAGGGCACCGGTTATCAGGGTTACAGGTGTATCAGGTGGTGGAAGGTACACAGGTACGGTTAAACCCCTCATATCAGTGGCTGATGACAACCTTGAGGGGTGGTTCGCAACACTTAACGGCAAACTCTACAGCGGTGGACCGGTGAGTTCACCCGGTGTTTACACACTGGTTGTGAGGGCCACCGATGGAGTGAACGTGGTCTACAGTACAGTGATCTTCATGATACAGGGAGTTTCACCGGTGAAGCCACCCGGGGAGGGTGAACAAGGCGGTGCCAGGGAGACTGCAGCGGTAACAGAGGCGTACACTGTTTCAGGTGCTGTGAGTGAGGTACCCTCCAGGGCTGTGGTGCCACCCGCTGAAATGGTTAACGTGACACCCACAGGTGTGATGGGAGGATATGATTACACATGGCTTGCGGTGTCTCTCCTGGTATCAGTGCTCATAATTGGGGTGTACGGGGCCCTTAGAAGGAGGAATACCTGA
- a CDS encoding YkvA family protein — translation MDFTHFYDVLRENINSYRGEYERIVDYAPDLFRLLADVLRSDELGGDERLRISAAMGYLVAPYDVIPEEIYGPHGYIDDVYLCAVVVDEIASRHGYGFLEDYWAGDEDLEYVIEECIQRTSEILGDRTIEVLSYAGFR, via the coding sequence ATGGATTTCACGCATTTCTATGATGTTTTACGGGAGAATATTAACAGTTACCGTGGAGAATATGAGAGGATAGTGGACTACGCCCCGGATCTCTTCCGGCTGCTGGCTGATGTGCTGAGGAGTGATGAGCTGGGGGGTGATGAGAGGCTGAGGATATCCGCCGCCATGGGTTACCTGGTGGCCCCTTACGATGTGATACCCGAGGAGATCTACGGGCCCCATGGATACATTGACGACGTGTACCTCTGCGCTGTGGTGGTGGATGAGATCGCATCCAGGCACGGATACGGTTTCCTTGAGGATTACTGGGCTGGTGATGAGGACCTTGAATATGTGATTGAGGAATGCATCCAAAGGACCTCTGAGATACTGGGTGATAGGACAATCGAGGTTCTTTCATATGCTGGTTTCAGATGA